A region of Burkholderiales bacterium JOSHI_001 DNA encodes the following proteins:
- a CDS encoding drug resistance transporter, Bcr/CflA subfamily (PFAM: Major Facilitator Superfamily~TIGRFAM: drug resistance transporter, Bcr/CflA subfamily; Multidrug resistance protein), whose amino-acid sequence MNPDAQTLWRRPRWQLAALLAALGMVGPFSIDTYLPAFAGIAASLDCTAVQMQQTLSAYLFGFAVMNLFHGALSDSVGRRPVVLAGLSVFTLASLGCAMSNSIAALVFFRALQGMSAGAGMVVSRAIIRDMFPPADAQRVMSQVTIFFGVAPAVAPLMGGWLFVHLGWHSVFWFLVAVGVLLTAANWRLLPETLHASARQPFDLRHLMAGYRQLIGNPRFAALSLASGVPFNGFFLYVLASPVWLGQHLGLAPTQFFVYFVATIGGIMVGAWWSGRLAGRLPPQRQVRRGQRIMVAATLLNLVVVATLPPNPWTAIPPMALFAFGWALMVPVVTLMLLDLAPDRRGMASSLQSCIGSLANALVAGVLAPLLMHSTLALAIGSALLMGVGLVSWTWVRRRL is encoded by the coding sequence ATGAACCCCGACGCCCAGACCCTGTGGCGCCGCCCGCGCTGGCAACTGGCCGCGCTGCTGGCGGCGCTGGGCATGGTGGGGCCGTTTTCCATCGACACCTACCTGCCAGCCTTTGCCGGCATCGCCGCGTCGTTGGACTGCACCGCGGTGCAGATGCAGCAGACCCTGTCGGCCTACCTGTTCGGCTTCGCGGTGATGAACCTGTTCCACGGCGCGCTGTCCGACAGCGTGGGCCGGCGTCCGGTGGTGCTGGCAGGCTTGAGCGTGTTCACGCTGGCCTCGCTGGGCTGCGCGATGAGCAATTCCATCGCCGCGCTGGTGTTCTTCCGCGCGCTGCAGGGCATGTCGGCCGGCGCAGGCATGGTGGTGTCGCGCGCCATCATCCGCGACATGTTCCCGCCGGCCGACGCGCAGCGGGTGATGTCGCAGGTGACCATCTTCTTCGGTGTGGCGCCGGCTGTGGCGCCGCTGATGGGCGGCTGGCTCTTCGTGCACCTGGGCTGGCATTCGGTGTTCTGGTTCCTGGTGGCGGTGGGGGTGCTGCTCACCGCGGCCAACTGGCGGCTGCTGCCCGAAACCCTGCACGCCAGCGCGCGCCAGCCCTTCGACCTGCGCCACCTGATGGCCGGCTACCGCCAGCTGATCGGCAACCCGCGCTTCGCGGCGCTGTCGCTGGCCTCGGGCGTGCCCTTCAACGGCTTCTTTCTCTACGTGCTGGCGTCGCCGGTCTGGCTGGGCCAGCACCTGGGCCTGGCGCCGACGCAGTTCTTCGTCTACTTCGTGGCCACCATCGGCGGCATCATGGTGGGCGCCTGGTGGTCCGGCCGCCTGGCCGGGCGCCTGCCGCCCCAGCGCCAGGTGCGGCGCGGCCAGCGCATCATGGTGGCGGCCACGCTGCTGAACCTGGTGGTGGTGGCCACGCTGCCGCCCAACCCCTGGACCGCCATCCCGCCGATGGCGCTGTTCGCCTTCGGCTGGGCGCTGATGGTGCCGGTGGTCACGCTGATGCTGCTGGATTTGGCGCCGGACCGGCGCGGCATGGCATCGTCGCTGCAGTCCTGCATCGGCAGCCTGGCCAACGCGCTGGTGGCCGGTGTGCTGGCGCCGCTGCTGATGCATTCCACGCTGGCGCTGGCCATCGGCTCGGCGCTGCTGATGGGTGTGGGCCTGGTGTCCTGGACCTGGGTGCGCCGGCGGCTGTAG
- a CDS encoding transcriptional regulator (PFAM: LysR substrate binding domain; Bacterial regulatory helix-turn-helix protein, lysR family) — MRSLAELRLFVRAARSASLSEAARALDLSPAVASAAIKRLEAELGVALFARSTRSLRLTPEGEQFLAQCEPALDALHGAAEQLVQGQHALRGTVQLSMPSDLGRNQVLDWLLQFRQRHPGVVLKLQISDRLAGLYKEQVDLALRYGAAADSGMVSLPIAPHNRRVLCAAPAYLARHGAPAGPADLVRHACLCFMLSERSHNQWTFRRGAEKLTVDVKGPLQSDDGDAVRRMALAGEGIVYKSALDVGPDLRRGALVPLCTDWQGEAAPLHLLCPDRRLLRPLVRALRDFLVERCAAASALLAPA; from the coding sequence TTGAGGTCGCTGGCGGAACTGCGCCTGTTCGTGCGCGCCGCGCGCTCGGCCAGCCTGTCCGAAGCCGCCCGTGCGCTGGACCTCAGCCCGGCGGTGGCCAGTGCGGCCATCAAGCGCCTGGAGGCCGAACTAGGCGTGGCGCTGTTCGCCCGCAGCACGCGCAGCCTGCGCCTGACGCCCGAGGGCGAGCAGTTTCTCGCGCAGTGCGAACCGGCGCTGGACGCGCTGCACGGCGCGGCCGAGCAACTGGTCCAGGGCCAGCACGCGCTGCGCGGCACGGTGCAGCTGTCCATGCCCTCGGACCTGGGCCGCAACCAGGTGCTGGACTGGCTGCTGCAGTTCCGCCAGCGCCATCCGGGCGTGGTGCTGAAGCTGCAGATCTCCGACCGCCTGGCCGGGCTGTACAAGGAGCAGGTGGACCTGGCGCTGCGCTATGGCGCGGCGGCCGATTCGGGCATGGTCAGCCTGCCCATCGCCCCGCACAACCGGCGCGTGCTGTGCGCCGCACCGGCCTACCTGGCCCGCCATGGCGCCCCGGCCGGCCCGGCCGACCTGGTGCGCCACGCCTGCCTGTGCTTCATGCTCAGCGAGCGCAGCCACAACCAGTGGACCTTCCGCCGCGGCGCCGAGAAGTTGACGGTGGACGTGAAGGGCCCGCTGCAAAGCGACGACGGCGACGCGGTGCGCCGCATGGCGCTGGCCGGGGAGGGCATCGTCTACAAGTCCGCGCTGGACGTGGGCCCCGACCTGCGGCGTGGCGCCCTGGTGCCTTTGTGCACCGACTGGCAGGGCGAAGCCGCGCCGCTGCACCTGCTGTGCCCCGACCGCCGCCTGCTGCGCCCGCTGGTGCGCGCGCTGCGCGACTTCCTGGTGGAACGCTGCGCCGCTGCGTCGGCGCTGCTGGCGCCGGCCTGA
- a CDS encoding protocatechuate 3,4-dioxygenase beta subunit (PFAM: Dioxygenase), which translates to MPSLSRKPLARRRLLHSGLALAGAAVLGAPALASSRRSLPAMTEGPFYPPRAWREAWPDWDADLTRVQRRDGSTLTARGDALGLALRVVDTRDRLIDGAEVEIWQCDALAQYRHPSVQRSIDTATGFDPGFQGFGSARSDAQGALRFRTIRPVAYPGRTPHIHVLLRHASFGSVVSQLFVAGDPGNARDFLWRGLREDERSALALDLKPAAPDSGLAYSAQHLLVVPA; encoded by the coding sequence ATGCCCTCCCTGTCTCGCAAGCCCTTGGCCAGGCGCCGCCTGCTGCACAGCGGCCTGGCCCTGGCTGGCGCCGCCGTGCTGGGCGCACCCGCCCTGGCCAGCAGCCGGCGCAGCCTGCCGGCCATGACCGAAGGCCCGTTCTACCCGCCACGCGCCTGGCGCGAAGCCTGGCCGGACTGGGACGCCGACCTCACCCGCGTGCAGCGCCGCGACGGCAGCACCCTCACCGCCCGGGGCGACGCGCTGGGCCTGGCGCTGCGCGTGGTGGACACCCGGGACCGGCTGATCGACGGCGCCGAGGTCGAGATCTGGCAGTGCGACGCGCTGGCCCAGTACCGCCACCCCAGCGTGCAGCGCAGCATCGACACCGCCACGGGCTTCGACCCCGGCTTCCAGGGCTTTGGCAGCGCACGCAGCGACGCCCAGGGAGCCCTGCGCTTTCGCACCATCCGCCCGGTGGCCTACCCGGGGCGCACGCCGCACATCCATGTGCTGCTGCGCCACGCCAGTTTCGGCAGCGTGGTCTCGCAGCTGTTCGTGGCGGGCGATCCCGGCAACGCGCGTGACTTCCTCTGGCGCGGCCTGCGCGAGGACGAGCGCAGCGCGCTGGCCCTGGACCTGAAGCCGGCCGCGCCGGACAGCGGCCTGGCCTACAGCGCGCAGCACCTGCTGGTGGTGCCGGCTTGA